A single Nisaea sp. DNA region contains:
- a CDS encoding RsmB/NOP family class I SAM-dependent RNA methyltransferase: MTPAARLLAAIEIMEEADADPRPVDRVLEGYFRQRRYAGSKDRHAVRNRVYGLLRRRSRVDWHLGRTGVSEHPTARMRVLADLVLVDELTKTAITELFSGENHAPYVMDELELTLLSKLKGQILNSAPDMPAAVRLETPDWVYRRLEPVLGDEREAALAAMGTEAPFDIRINPLHKADRDSIREALYKQDIECTPTPFSPFGLRSAERKPIDGLKLFKEGLIEVQDEGAQIAALLLGTAPGMQVADYCAGAGGKSLVLGGLMENKGRVLALDTSEGRLERCGVRTRRAGLHNIERHVLAEGSDRRVKRLAGKFDRVMVDAPCSGTGTWRRNPDARWRYNETDLAELNELQAVILQRAARLVKPGGRLAYVTCSLLPEENEAIVDAFLEAREGEFQALDIATVWAETVVPLGGGDCPGEGTALRLYPHKHGTDGFFVQILERRAAEETAE, translated from the coding sequence ATGACCCCAGCGGCCCGCCTCCTTGCCGCAATCGAGATCATGGAAGAAGCCGACGCCGATCCGCGTCCGGTCGATCGTGTTCTTGAAGGCTATTTCCGGCAGCGGCGTTATGCGGGGTCGAAGGACCGGCATGCGGTCCGCAATCGGGTGTATGGATTGCTCCGGCGCCGGTCGCGAGTCGACTGGCACCTTGGCCGGACCGGAGTCTCCGAGCATCCGACTGCACGCATGCGGGTTCTTGCGGATCTGGTGCTCGTCGACGAATTGACGAAAACTGCGATCACGGAACTCTTTTCCGGTGAGAATCACGCCCCCTACGTGATGGACGAGCTGGAACTGACGCTGCTGTCGAAGCTGAAGGGGCAAATCCTCAACAGTGCTCCGGACATGCCGGCTGCCGTACGCCTGGAAACGCCCGACTGGGTATACCGGCGGCTTGAGCCGGTGCTGGGTGACGAGCGGGAAGCCGCGCTTGCCGCCATGGGAACCGAGGCGCCGTTCGACATCAGGATCAATCCGCTGCACAAGGCGGACAGGGATTCTATCCGGGAGGCGCTTTACAAGCAGGACATCGAGTGCACCCCGACGCCTTTCTCGCCTTTCGGTCTTCGGTCTGCCGAGCGGAAGCCGATTGACGGTCTGAAGCTGTTCAAGGAAGGCCTCATCGAGGTCCAGGACGAGGGCGCTCAGATTGCCGCGTTGCTGCTTGGTACTGCACCCGGCATGCAGGTTGCTGATTATTGCGCCGGGGCTGGGGGCAAGAGCCTCGTGCTTGGCGGCCTGATGGAGAACAAGGGTCGGGTGCTGGCGCTCGACACGTCCGAGGGCAGGCTGGAACGCTGCGGTGTTCGCACGCGCCGCGCGGGACTGCACAACATTGAACGGCATGTTCTGGCCGAGGGCAGTGACCGTCGGGTGAAACGGCTCGCCGGAAAGTTCGACCGGGTCATGGTCGACGCACCCTGTTCCGGGACCGGAACCTGGCGCCGCAACCCGGATGCCCGCTGGCGCTACAACGAGACGGATCTGGCGGAGTTGAACGAGTTGCAGGCCGTGATCCTGCAGCGGGCGGCTCGGCTTGTGAAGCCTGGCGGACGTCTTGCCTATGTGACCTGCTCTCTGTTGCCGGAAGAAAACGAGGCTATCGTCGATGCTTTCCTGGAAGCGCGGGAAGGCGAGTTCCAGGCACTGGATATCGCTACGGTCTGGGCCGAGACGGTGGTCCCGCTCGGCGGTGGAGACTGTCCGGGCGAAGGGACCGCTTTGCGGCTCTATCCGCACAAGCACGGGACGGACGGTTTCTTCGTGCAGATCCTGGAGCGTCGCGCGGCAGAAGAAACAGCCGAATAA
- a CDS encoding Ppx/GppA phosphatase family protein, giving the protein MSTGRSLSTRRGGRSTEGDPEKGRQERSRPPLRREVPKSSSAAVRAPKKPGQPPVLAAVDLGTNNCRLLIAVPHGSGFRVVDAFSRIVRLGQGLQSRQELSADAMDRTLQALKICARKMAKKNVTLSRVVATEACRKARNCDVFLERVASETDLDIEIISTDEEASLALAGCLPLLNPNIPNALVFDIGGGSTELVWHRAQNHETERNGSGALDAISLPFGVVTLSERYGGDRFDRATYRKMVEESRAALDEFETRFGIGTAISDGLVQMVGTSGTVTTLAGLHMNLRRYERNRVDGTYLDFSEMEGIAEHLASVGYRERAAMPCIGSDRADLVVAGCAILQGICERWPVGRLRVADRGLREGILVDLLQRV; this is encoded by the coding sequence ATGTCCACCGGCCGTTCGCTTTCGACGCGGCGGGGAGGACGTTCGACGGAGGGTGATCCGGAAAAGGGGCGCCAGGAGCGGTCGCGGCCGCCTTTGCGGCGCGAGGTTCCGAAATCGTCGAGCGCTGCCGTCCGCGCACCCAAAAAACCAGGCCAACCGCCGGTTCTGGCTGCTGTGGATTTGGGCACGAACAATTGCCGGTTGCTGATCGCCGTCCCGCACGGATCCGGTTTTCGCGTTGTTGATGCTTTTTCCCGTATCGTCCGCCTGGGGCAGGGACTTCAGAGCCGTCAGGAATTGTCTGCTGACGCCATGGACCGGACGCTCCAGGCTCTGAAAATCTGTGCCCGGAAGATGGCGAAGAAGAACGTCACCCTCTCCCGTGTCGTGGCGACGGAAGCCTGTCGTAAAGCACGTAATTGCGACGTCTTTCTGGAGCGGGTTGCTTCCGAGACGGATCTGGATATCGAGATCATCTCAACGGACGAGGAGGCCTCGCTGGCGCTGGCCGGCTGCCTGCCCTTGCTCAACCCGAACATCCCGAACGCGCTGGTCTTCGATATTGGCGGCGGCAGTACCGAGTTGGTCTGGCACCGTGCGCAGAACCATGAAACCGAACGTAATGGAAGCGGTGCGCTCGACGCGATTTCCCTGCCGTTCGGTGTGGTCACTTTGTCGGAGCGTTATGGCGGGGACAGGTTCGACCGTGCCACCTACCGTAAAATGGTCGAGGAATCCCGAGCGGCGCTCGACGAGTTCGAAACCCGCTTCGGTATCGGTACCGCAATCAGCGATGGTCTGGTGCAGATGGTCGGAACTTCGGGGACGGTGACGACACTTGCCGGTTTGCACATGAATTTGCGCCGCTATGAGCGGAACCGGGTCGACGGTACCTATCTCGATTTTTCGGAGATGGAAGGGATTGCAGAGCACCTGGCGTCGGTCGGCTACCGGGAGCGGGCCGCAATGCCCTGCATCGGCTCGGACCGGGCCGATCTCGTTGTCGCCGGCTGCGCCATCCTGCAGGGAATTTGCGAGCGCTGGCCTGTAGGGCGGCTCCGGGTCGCCGACAGAGGGCTGCGTGAAGGCATTCTTGTCGATCTTTTGCAGCGTGTTTAG
- a CDS encoding GNAT family N-acetyltransferase, with protein MPDPRDIKIRPALPKDASAIARVQVETWQDAYVGILPDRVLLELRAVRSAGQWSNAIAKNRNAELFQVADWNGTVVGFCQGGIRRQDIAAVGNEAGEIAEIYVLYVDPSFQGLGVGTALLGRVVLGLSNASFGALVLTVLSENRGGVAFYEQLGGAADAPIECSVMGAKTEETVYRWTDIRALQERLASAEG; from the coding sequence ATGCCGGATCCGAGAGACATCAAGATACGTCCTGCACTACCCAAGGACGCGTCTGCGATTGCGAGAGTGCAGGTCGAAACCTGGCAGGATGCCTATGTAGGGATCTTGCCGGACCGGGTTCTGCTGGAACTGCGCGCGGTACGGTCGGCCGGTCAGTGGTCGAACGCGATTGCCAAGAACCGGAACGCCGAGCTGTTTCAGGTGGCCGACTGGAATGGAACGGTCGTGGGCTTCTGCCAGGGCGGTATACGTCGGCAGGATATCGCCGCAGTTGGAAACGAAGCGGGCGAGATTGCCGAAATCTATGTTCTCTATGTAGACCCGAGCTTTCAGGGCCTTGGCGTCGGAACGGCGCTGCTGGGACGTGTCGTGCTCGGGCTGTCCAATGCCAGCTTTGGCGCCCTTGTCCTGACGGTGCTGAGCGAAAATCGCGGCGGTGTAGCGTTTTATGAGCAGCTGGGCGGCGCCGCCGACGCTCCCATCGAGTGCAGCGTGATGGGGGCGAAGACGGAAGAGACGGTCTATCGCTGGACGGATATCCGCGCCCTCCAGGAGCGTCTCGCGAGCGCTGAAGGTTAG
- a CDS encoding NAD-dependent epimerase/dehydratase family protein — protein MKQVLVLGAGGFIGSHLVRRLKAEGCWVRGVDLKHPRYARTEADDFVVADLREPSNVRAVIDRKFDEVYQLAADMGGAGYIFTGDHDADVMHNSAAINLNIVDICNRHGIKRVFYSSSACIYPQENQLDPDTPNCREDSAYPANPDSEYGWEKLFSERLYLSYQRNHGLECRIARFHNIFGPEGSWNDGREKAPAAICRKVAEAQDGGEIEIWGDGEQTRSFLYIDECLDGVLRLTRSGFAGPVNIGSDEMVSINRLVDMVCEIAGKSLTKRHVPGPLGVRGRNSDNSLIRAELGWAPSAALREGLEKTYSWVADKVARQEADPV, from the coding sequence ATGAAACAGGTTCTCGTGCTCGGGGCAGGCGGCTTTATAGGCAGCCATCTGGTCCGCAGGCTCAAAGCCGAGGGCTGCTGGGTGCGGGGTGTCGACCTGAAGCATCCGCGTTATGCCAGAACCGAAGCGGACGATTTCGTCGTTGCTGACCTGCGCGAGCCGAGCAATGTCCGGGCCGTGATCGATCGGAAGTTCGATGAGGTCTATCAGCTCGCGGCGGATATGGGCGGCGCCGGATACATCTTCACCGGCGATCACGATGCCGACGTCATGCATAATTCCGCGGCGATCAATCTGAATATTGTCGATATCTGCAACAGGCACGGCATCAAGCGGGTCTTCTATTCCTCCTCGGCCTGCATTTATCCGCAAGAGAATCAGCTGGACCCGGACACTCCGAACTGTCGCGAAGACAGTGCCTATCCGGCCAACCCGGACAGCGAATATGGCTGGGAGAAGCTTTTCAGCGAGCGTCTCTATCTCTCCTACCAACGGAACCATGGCCTCGAATGCCGCATCGCCCGGTTCCACAACATCTTTGGCCCGGAAGGGTCCTGGAACGATGGCCGGGAGAAGGCGCCGGCGGCGATCTGCCGGAAAGTGGCTGAGGCGCAGGATGGCGGCGAGATCGAAATCTGGGGTGATGGCGAGCAGACCCGTTCCTTTCTCTATATCGACGAATGCTTGGATGGCGTTCTGCGGCTGACCCGGTCCGGATTCGCGGGGCCGGTCAATATCGGCTCGGACGAAATGGTCAGCATCAATCGGTTGGTCGACATGGTTTGTGAGATTGCCGGAAAGTCCCTGACGAAACGCCATGTACCGGGTCCGCTCGGTGTGCGCGGCCGGAACTCCGACAACAGCCTGATTCGGGCTGAATTGGGATGGGCACCGAGTGCGGCTCTGCGCGAGGGGTTAGAAAAAACCTATAGCTGGGTTGCGGATAAAGTGGCGCGACAGGAGGCTGACCCGGTCTGA
- a CDS encoding NAD(P)H-dependent oxidoreductase: MSNSKILVFAGSARAESLNKKLAAAGAAAIRKAGGEATLIDLNDYPAPIYHGDDEDAHGVPENILALKKLISEHDGLMIATPEYNGFVPPLLVNTFSWVSRLSKDGGPENVLKSKHVAVMAASPGRLGGVRVVPRLRDCLCELGCVPVEGFVTVPGAGSAFGDDGNLADGAGQKGLDALASRLVRATG, encoded by the coding sequence ATGAGCAATTCGAAGATCCTCGTTTTCGCGGGCAGTGCGCGCGCGGAGTCCCTGAACAAGAAACTGGCGGCGGCCGGTGCTGCTGCCATACGCAAGGCGGGCGGCGAGGCAACGCTGATCGATCTCAACGATTATCCGGCGCCGATCTATCATGGCGACGATGAGGACGCGCACGGCGTGCCCGAAAACATCCTCGCCCTGAAAAAGCTGATCTCCGAGCATGACGGGTTGATGATCGCGACACCGGAATATAACGGCTTCGTGCCTCCGCTTCTGGTCAACACTTTCAGCTGGGTGTCGCGTCTGTCAAAGGACGGCGGGCCGGAAAATGTGCTGAAGTCGAAACATGTCGCGGTGATGGCGGCATCTCCCGGCCGGCTCGGTGGCGTGCGCGTGGTGCCCCGGCTACGGGATTGCCTGTGCGAGCTCGGCTGCGTTCCGGTTGAAGGTTTCGTGACGGTGCCCGGCGCAGGTAGCGCTTTCGGGGATGACGGAAACCTGGCGGACGGAGCTGGCCAGAAAGGGCTGGATGCACTTGCTTCCCGGCTTGTTAGGGCCACCGGATAG
- the guaB gene encoding IMP dehydrogenase: MDIREALTFDDVLLEPALSSVLPAQVDTSTQLTRSIRLGIPVISAAMDTVTESGLAIGMAQLGGLGVIHKNMDAAAQAGEVRTVKKFEAGMVVNPVTIAPEQSLADAMSVMMRFKISGIPVVKAKTGKLVGILTHRDVRFATDMSQPVKDLMTKRVITVREDVTPEEARALLHKHRIEKLLVVDGDHKCIGLITVKDMDKAQTHPHACKDEQGRLRVAAATGIGKDGTARAEELIDAEVDIIVIDTAHGHSQGVLSSVEEIRNLSNKTQIIAGNVATRDGAQALIDAGADAVKVGIGPGSICTTRMVAGVGVPQLTAITGALEACRKAGVPVISDGGIKYSGDLAKAIAAGADCAMIGSLFAGTDESPGEVFLYQGRSYKSYRGMGSLGAMARGSADRYFQEEVSDNLKLVPEGIEGQVPYKGPVSAVVHQLIGGLRAAMGYTGNATLAEMQRNCKFLKISTAGLRESHVHDVTITREAPNYRPSM; this comes from the coding sequence ATGGATATCCGCGAAGCTTTGACCTTCGACGACGTCCTTCTTGAACCGGCTCTTTCGTCGGTTCTCCCGGCACAAGTCGATACATCCACCCAATTGACCCGGTCGATCAGACTCGGGATTCCGGTTATCTCCGCAGCTATGGATACTGTGACCGAAAGCGGTCTCGCGATCGGCATGGCGCAGCTCGGCGGCCTCGGTGTTATTCACAAGAACATGGACGCAGCGGCCCAGGCCGGCGAAGTCCGCACCGTGAAGAAATTCGAAGCAGGCATGGTGGTGAACCCGGTGACGATCGCGCCGGAGCAAAGCCTGGCCGACGCTATGTCAGTGATGATGCGCTTCAAGATAAGCGGCATCCCGGTCGTGAAAGCCAAGACCGGCAAGCTGGTCGGTATTCTGACCCACCGCGACGTGCGCTTCGCAACCGACATGAGCCAGCCGGTGAAGGACCTGATGACCAAGCGGGTCATTACGGTGCGTGAGGACGTGACACCGGAAGAGGCGCGGGCACTGCTACACAAGCACCGGATCGAAAAGCTGCTGGTGGTGGACGGCGATCACAAGTGCATCGGCCTGATCACTGTCAAGGACATGGACAAGGCCCAGACTCATCCGCACGCCTGCAAGGACGAGCAGGGCCGCCTCCGGGTCGCTGCTGCAACCGGCATTGGCAAGGACGGCACCGCCCGGGCCGAGGAATTGATTGATGCGGAGGTCGATATCATCGTGATCGATACCGCGCATGGTCACTCCCAGGGTGTACTCAGTTCCGTCGAAGAGATCCGCAATCTCAGCAACAAGACCCAGATCATTGCCGGCAACGTCGCCACGCGGGACGGGGCGCAGGCACTGATCGATGCGGGCGCCGATGCGGTCAAGGTCGGTATCGGCCCGGGCTCTATCTGCACCACGCGTATGGTTGCCGGTGTCGGTGTGCCGCAGCTCACCGCCATTACCGGGGCGCTCGAAGCCTGCCGCAAGGCCGGTGTGCCGGTGATTTCCGATGGTGGCATCAAGTATTCCGGTGATTTGGCGAAAGCCATCGCGGCCGGCGCGGACTGCGCCATGATCGGCTCGCTCTTCGCCGGGACCGACGAAAGCCCGGGAGAAGTCTTCCTTTATCAGGGCCGTTCCTATAAATCCTACCGCGGCATGGGCTCGCTCGGTGCTATGGCACGGGGGTCCGCTGACCGTTACTTCCAGGAAGAAGTGTCGGACAATCTGAAACTGGTCCCGGAAGGGATCGAGGGTCAGGTTCCCTACAAGGGGCCGGTCTCCGCCGTCGTCCATCAACTGATCGGTGGGCTTCGGGCTGCCATGGGGTACACTGGCAACGCGACGCTGGCCGAAATGCAGAGGAACTGCAAGTTCCTGAAAATCAGCACCGCCGGTCTTCGGGAAAGCCACGTCCATGACGTGACGATCACCCGCGAGGCCCCCAATTACCGTCCGAGCATGTAA
- a CDS encoding GNAT family N-acetyltransferase: MTQDLTLRIEEGVTEDLEEIDRRLVAFNKERSDWDSRYFTVEIKDSEGALKGGAGGRVNLGVAEISTLWIDEDLRGTGWGRSIVEAIAEEGRRLGASKILLDTYDFQARPFYESLGFSVFGTLDYPTGNSRYYLSKDL; encoded by the coding sequence ATGACGCAGGACCTGACACTTAGGATCGAGGAGGGGGTGACCGAAGATCTCGAGGAGATCGACCGGCGGCTGGTTGCCTTCAACAAAGAACGATCCGACTGGGACAGCCGATATTTCACGGTGGAGATCAAGGATTCCGAAGGAGCCCTGAAGGGCGGAGCCGGTGGTCGTGTAAATCTCGGCGTCGCAGAAATCAGCACCCTCTGGATCGACGAGGACCTGCGTGGAACTGGCTGGGGCAGGAGCATCGTCGAGGCGATCGCGGAAGAAGGGCGCCGACTGGGGGCGTCCAAAATTTTGCTCGATACCTACGACTTTCAGGCCCGGCCTTTCTATGAGTCGCTGGGCTTCAGCGTTTTCGGGACTTTGGACTATCCGACGGGCAACAGCCGCTACTATCTCAGCAAGGATCTTTAG
- a CDS encoding multiheme c-type cytochrome: MIRNGIKRDLIAAIAAVPMAMCLTAGVVRSETTVSPSSFRQIEEHLAAADDLLLQPATNDQATASQSDDLLLPASSDLPASSQSDDLLHQPSSSDKSAASESDDLLLQPTSQSGDLLLQPTPDDATPSIAPAIGAPAPPNKPEDTAGTTPVAAAQHEKLFAENRFPAATTCATCHPKQYDEWSASQHAYAQLSPVFLTMQAAINNKTSGTNGDFCIRCHTPVGMNLEESVYVSNFERHPTSREGVTCIACHRVNRNYGKISGRLAVVEGDIFEPVFGPKGDDELKRVLDQPETYRVTTDRDAPGRAIHTEVERFFPLVTSGFCATCHDVTLVNGFRLEEAFAEYHQSPASKAGVSCQDCHMGKEQGVASGYEEGPAAIVGGVPTQSRKLASHFFAGPDHSILQPGLFPLNVKAQSFKTMREWMAFDDAAGWGTDAFEDAAPRDYPFPEAWRSIDDRYDARKIIQEQKLRLEKAEERRLEVLRNGLALSEIDILSAEPGTLSFSVSVRNITDGHSVPTGFDAERLMFLEVTVANSDGAVIYRSGDRDPNGDLRDSHSAYVHAGELPLDEDLFNLQSKFLVRLLRGGEREQVLPINTSQGVLPFVRPEALPTTIYGRPRNTRKHKQTIDPLGSRTATYAIPADVLTGSGPYAVSVRLQAQMVPVNLILAIQDIGFDYGMSPRQVADAVVDGTLTIAERQATVTLDAPKQATTQ; encoded by the coding sequence ATGATCAGGAACGGCATCAAGCGCGATCTGATCGCTGCCATCGCCGCTGTCCCGATGGCGATGTGTCTGACCGCCGGAGTGGTCAGATCGGAGACCACGGTCAGTCCATCCTCGTTCCGGCAGATAGAAGAACACCTTGCCGCAGCTGATGATCTGCTGCTTCAGCCCGCGACCAACGATCAAGCGACGGCCTCACAATCAGACGATCTGCTGCTGCCGGCTTCAAGCGACTTGCCAGCATCCTCGCAATCAGACGACCTATTGCATCAGCCAAGCTCAAGCGACAAGTCGGCGGCTTCAGAATCAGACGATCTGTTGCTTCAACCAACCTCACAATCGGGTGACTTGCTGCTTCAACCGACGCCGGATGACGCCACGCCATCAATCGCGCCTGCTATCGGCGCCCCTGCCCCACCAAATAAACCAGAGGATACCGCTGGAACCACACCGGTGGCGGCTGCCCAGCATGAGAAACTGTTCGCCGAGAATCGCTTTCCCGCGGCCACCACCTGCGCCACCTGCCACCCCAAACAGTATGATGAATGGTCGGCGTCGCAGCATGCCTACGCCCAGCTGAGTCCGGTGTTCCTGACCATGCAGGCGGCGATCAACAACAAGACCAGCGGCACCAATGGTGACTTCTGCATACGCTGTCATACGCCGGTCGGCATGAACCTGGAAGAATCGGTCTACGTCTCCAACTTCGAACGGCATCCGACATCTCGCGAAGGCGTGACATGCATCGCCTGCCATCGGGTCAATCGCAATTACGGCAAGATCAGCGGCCGTCTGGCCGTCGTCGAGGGCGACATTTTCGAGCCGGTCTTCGGCCCCAAGGGCGACGATGAACTGAAACGGGTCCTTGATCAGCCGGAAACCTACCGTGTGACGACCGACCGTGACGCGCCGGGCCGCGCCATTCACACCGAGGTCGAACGGTTTTTCCCGCTGGTGACCTCCGGCTTCTGTGCCACCTGCCACGACGTTACCCTGGTGAACGGCTTCCGGCTGGAGGAGGCCTTCGCCGAGTATCATCAGTCTCCGGCCTCCAAGGCAGGTGTGAGCTGCCAGGACTGCCATATGGGCAAGGAACAGGGCGTTGCGTCCGGCTACGAAGAAGGACCCGCGGCAATCGTCGGCGGCGTGCCGACGCAATCCCGCAAGCTGGCCAGCCATTTCTTTGCCGGTCCCGACCACTCGATCCTCCAACCCGGCCTGTTCCCGCTGAATGTAAAGGCGCAGAGCTTCAAGACCATGCGGGAATGGATGGCGTTTGACGACGCTGCCGGCTGGGGCACCGACGCATTCGAGGACGCGGCACCGCGCGACTACCCGTTCCCCGAGGCATGGCGTTCGATCGACGATCGCTACGACGCGCGCAAGATCATCCAGGAACAGAAACTGCGGCTTGAGAAAGCAGAGGAGCGGCGCCTTGAAGTCCTGCGCAACGGCCTTGCACTCAGCGAGATCGACATCCTGTCCGCCGAACCCGGCACGCTTTCCTTCTCGGTGTCGGTCCGCAATATCACCGACGGCCATTCGGTGCCGACCGGCTTCGATGCCGAGCGCCTGATGTTTCTGGAGGTTACGGTCGCCAACAGCGACGGGGCCGTGATCTACCGCTCGGGCGACCGCGATCCGAACGGCGACCTGCGCGACAGCCATTCCGCCTATGTTCATGCAGGCGAGCTGCCGCTCGATGAAGATCTGTTCAATCTTCAGTCCAAGTTCCTGGTCCGCCTGTTGCGCGGCGGCGAGCGCGAACAGGTATTGCCGATCAACACCTCTCAGGGCGTGCTGCCCTTCGTGCGCCCCGAAGCGCTGCCGACGACGATTTACGGCCGCCCCCGCAACACACGAAAGCACAAACAGACCATCGATCCGCTGGGCAGCCGGACAGCCACCTATGCCATACCGGCGGACGTGCTGACCGGTTCGGGACCCTATGCGGTCTCCGTACGCCTTCAGGCACAGATGGTACCGGTGAACCTGATCCTGGCGATCCAGGATATCGGCTTTGATTACGGCATGAGCCCGCGTCAGGTGGCCGACGCAGTGGTCGACGGTACGCTGACCATCGCCGAACGGCAGGCGACCGTGACCCTGGACGCTCCAAAGCAGGCGACGACCCAATGA
- a CDS encoding RlmE family RNA methyltransferase, translating to MTSVELKNARRHKPSSQRWLRRQLNDPYVVEAQKLGYRSRAAFKLQQLDEKFHFLKSGQKVVDLGAAPGGWTQIAVDIVGASKGKGTVIGIDLLEMEPVPGADLFQGDFMSDEGLAALRERMPEQVDVVLSDMAASTTGHSPTDHLRTAALCEAAFEFALEVLAEGGSFVAKVFKGGSEQEMLRRMKLAFRVVRHAKPAASRPESPEAYVVCTGFRGLVEDRRDDTVMDEADDAGPDT from the coding sequence ATGACCAGCGTCGAGCTCAAGAATGCGCGTCGACATAAACCTTCATCACAACGCTGGCTGCGCCGGCAACTTAACGACCCCTACGTGGTCGAGGCGCAGAAGCTCGGCTACCGGTCCCGTGCGGCTTTCAAGCTGCAACAGCTTGACGAGAAGTTCCACTTCCTGAAATCCGGCCAGAAGGTCGTCGATCTCGGCGCGGCGCCAGGCGGCTGGACCCAGATCGCGGTGGATATCGTCGGGGCGAGCAAAGGCAAAGGCACCGTTATTGGCATCGACCTTCTGGAAATGGAGCCGGTGCCGGGCGCGGATCTCTTCCAGGGCGACTTCATGAGTGATGAAGGTCTCGCCGCCCTGCGGGAGCGGATGCCGGAGCAGGTCGATGTCGTGTTGAGCGACATGGCGGCCTCGACGACCGGTCATTCACCGACGGACCATTTGCGGACCGCCGCTCTCTGCGAGGCGGCATTCGAGTTCGCGCTTGAGGTGCTGGCCGAGGGCGGCAGCTTCGTCGCGAAAGTCTTCAAAGGCGGTAGCGAGCAAGAAATGCTGCGGCGGATGAAGCTTGCCTTCCGGGTTGTGAGGCATGCGAAACCGGCGGCCAGTCGTCCTGAATCGCCCGAAGCCTATGTGGTTTGCACCGGCTTCAGGGGACTGGTTGAGGATCGCCGGGATGATACCGTAATGGATGAAGCCGATGACGCAGGACCTGACACTTAG
- a CDS encoding class I SAM-dependent methyltransferase, producing MVQQAAPEFTTDWFEISKPRWEALIPRANPSKVLEIGSYEGASACFVIEKLGDRKPIEIHCVDTWEGSIETTERNMPAVERRFDQNIAISMENVAHDVKLVKHKGMSDQILPRLLTEGYAGYFDFVYIDGSHQAPDVLCDAVLGFRLCKPGGYIVFDDYLWTDRSATEHDALRTPKLAIDAFTSIYGKKIRVIPAVLYQVYLEKLSD from the coding sequence ATGGTCCAACAGGCGGCTCCGGAATTTACGACGGATTGGTTTGAAATCTCGAAACCGCGTTGGGAAGCCCTGATCCCTCGCGCGAACCCATCCAAAGTCCTAGAAATCGGATCCTACGAAGGCGCAAGCGCCTGCTTCGTTATCGAGAAACTCGGCGACCGGAAACCCATCGAGATTCATTGTGTCGATACCTGGGAAGGCAGTATCGAGACAACAGAGCGCAACATGCCCGCCGTCGAGCGGCGTTTCGACCAAAACATCGCAATCTCGATGGAAAACGTCGCCCATGACGTGAAGCTGGTGAAACACAAAGGTATGTCAGACCAGATCCTGCCCCGCCTCCTCACGGAGGGATATGCCGGCTATTTCGACTTCGTCTATATCGACGGCTCGCATCAGGCACCTGATGTTCTGTGCGATGCAGTGCTCGGGTTCAGGCTTTGCAAACCCGGCGGCTACATAGTGTTCGATGACTATCTCTGGACTGACAGATCGGCCACGGAACATGACGCGTTGCGCACGCCAAAGCTGGCCATCGATGCTTTCACGAGTATTTACGGCAAAAAAATAAGAGTCATTCCGGCGGTGCTCTATCAAGTCTACCTGGAAAAACTGTCGGACTGA